A stretch of DNA from Acinetobacter sp. C26M:
CATTCAGCATTTTGGCTGGCAAACAGTTGTCCACGACTTGATGCACCTGCTTGATAAAGTACAGGGGTGCGTTGTGGTGAAGGTTCGCAAATATGAATGCCGGGAACGCTAAAATATTGACCTTGATGATTGATGGGGTGGACTTTACGATAGTCGGCAAAGATGCCTTTTTCTTTATCACGCAGCACAGCATCTTGCTCCCAAGAACCTTCCCAAAGTTTATAGAGAACTTCTAAATATTCATCAGCGATGTCATAACGCTGATCATGACTGACTTGCGTTTTAAGACCTAAATTCTTTGAGCCACTTTCCAAGTATGAGGTGACGATGTTCCAGCCGATACGACCTTTGGTCAGGTGATCTAAAGTGCTCATGCGCCGTGCAAAGGGATAAGGATGTTCAAACGAAATTGAAGTTGTCAGACCGAAGCCTAAGTGTTTGGTGACTGCTGCCATAGCAGGTACGATTTGCAAGGGATCATTCACGGGAACTTGTACTGCACCTGTGAGCGCATGTTCTGCTGATTGATGATAAACATCATAAATGCCTAAAACATCGGCAATAAAAACCCCATCAAACTTACCACGCTCTAAAATCTTGGCCAAATCGGTCCAATATTCGAGTTCTTTATATTCAGTTGAGCGATCTAATGGATGACGCCACAATCCAGGCGATTGATGCGCAATACAGTTCATTTCAAAGGCATTAAATCTAATTTGCTTGCTCATTGGTCGTTACTAAATTAAAGATTTTTATTGATCTTAATTAAAAATGATTGAATTGATTAATCATAAAAAAATAAATGTTTATCATGAATCTATTTAACGTGATTTTGG
This window harbors:
- a CDS encoding LLM class flavin-dependent oxidoreductase, which produces MSKQIRFNAFEMNCIAHQSPGLWRHPLDRSTEYKELEYWTDLAKILERGKFDGVFIADVLGIYDVYHQSAEHALTGAVQVPVNDPLQIVPAMAAVTKHLGFGLTTSISFEHPYPFARRMSTLDHLTKGRIGWNIVTSYLESGSKNLGLKTQVSHDQRYDIADEYLEVLYKLWEGSWEQDAVLRDKEKGIFADYRKVHPINHQGQYFSVPGIHICEPSPQRTPVLYQAGASSRGQLFASQNAECVFISAPTKAAVKKLVQGIRSNLVEQGKDPHSILIYTMLSIVVDETDAKAQAKFKEYQSYASYHGGLTLASGWSGVDFSQFHAEDKVEYIHTDAIQSMLDSYVKADPNRIWTIEEIAKFISIGGNGPILVGSAATVADQLQTWVEETDIDGFNLAYILAHQTFEDVVEYLVPELQQRGVYATEYTEGTLREKLFGQGPLLTEQHRGASYRYHATAKTNNNRELA